A single region of the Syngnathoides biaculeatus isolate LvHL_M chromosome 17, ASM1980259v1, whole genome shotgun sequence genome encodes:
- the LOC133490632 gene encoding histone H2B 7-like: MPDLSKPAAKKGSKKAVAKSNKGGNKKRKRARKQTYAIYVYKVLKQVHPDTGISSKAMSIMNSFVNDIFERIASEASRLAHYNKRSTITSREIQTAVRLLLPGELAKHAVSEGTKAVTKYTSSK; this comes from the coding sequence ATGCCTGATCTCTCGAAGCCCGCAGCGAAGAAAGGCTCCAAGAAAGCCGTGGCCAAGTCCAACAAAGGCGGAAACAAGAAAAGGAAGAGGGCCAGGAAGCAGACCTACGCCATCTACGTGTACAAGGTGCTGAAGCAGGTGCACCCCGACACCGGCATCTCGTCCAAGGCCATGAGCATCATGAACTCGTTCGTCAACGACATCTTCGAGCGCATCGCCTCCGAAGCTTCCCGCCTGGCGCACTACAACAAGCGCTCCACCATCACGTCCAGGGAGATCCAGACCGccgtccgcctcctcctccccggCGAGCTGGCCAAGCACGCCGTGTCCGAGGGCACCAAGGCCGTCACCAAGTACACCAGCTCCAAGTAA
- the LOC133490631 gene encoding histone H2A, embryonic: MSGRGKSNKARAKARTRSSRAGLQFPVGRVHRLLRKGNYAQRVGGGSSVYLAAVLEYLTAEILELAGNAARDNKKTRIIPRHLQLAVRNDEELNKLLGGVTIAQGGVLPNIQAVLLPKKTEKANKPK, translated from the coding sequence ATGTCTGGACGCGGTAAATCCAACAAGGCGAGGGCTAAGGCCAGAACTCGATCTTCCCGTGCCGGTCTCCAGTTTCCGGTCGGTCGTGTCCACAGGCTCCTCCGCAAAGGCAACTACGCCCAGCGCGTCGGCGGCGGCTCCTCCGTGTACCTGGCGGCGGTGCTCGAGTACCTGACCGCCGAGATCCTGGAGCTGGCCGGCAACGCCGCCCGCGACAACAAGAAGACCAGAATCATCCCCCGTCACCTGCAGCTGGCGGTCCGCAACGACGAGGAGCTCAACAAGCTCCTGGGCGGCGTGACCATCGCTCAGGGCGGCGTGTTGCCCAACATCCAGGCCGTCCTGCTGCCGAAGAAGACCGAGAAGGCTAACAAGCCCAAGTAA
- the LOC133490630 gene encoding histone H3-like: MARTKQTARKSTGGKAPRKQLATKAARKSAPATGGVKKPHRYRPGTVALREIRRYQKSTELLIRKLPFQRLVREIAQDFKTDLRFQSSAVMALQESSEAYLVGLFEDTNLCAIHAKRVTIMPKDIQLARRIRGERA; this comes from the coding sequence ATGGCGAGAACCAAGCAGACCGCCCGCAAGTCCACCGGCGGCAAAGCCCCCAGGAAGCAGCTGGCCACCAAGGCCGCCCGCAAGAGCGCCCCGGCCACCGGCGGCGTGAAGAAGCCCCACCGCTACAGGCCCGGCACCGTGGCCCTGCGCGAAATCCGCCGCTACCAGAAGTCCACCGAGCTGCTGATCCGCAAGCTCCCCTTCCAGCGTCTGGTCAGGGAGATCGCCCAGGACTTCAAGACCGACCTGCGCTTCCAGAGCTCGGCCGTCATGGCCCTGCAGGAGTCGAGCGAGGCTTACCTGGTCGGCCTGTTCGAAGACACCAACCTGTGCGCCATCCACGCCAAGAGGGTCACCATCATGCCCAAAGACATCCAGCTGGCCCGTCGCATCCGCGGGGAGAGAGCTTAA
- the LOC133490633 gene encoding histone H2B 1/2-like: MPELAKAVSKKGSKKAVAKATTKSGKGRRKTRRETYAIYVYKVLKQVHPDTGISSKAMSIMNSFVNDIFERIASEASRLAQYNKRSTITSREIQTAVRLLLPGELAKHAVSEGTKAVTKYTSSK, translated from the coding sequence ATGCCTGAACTTGCGAAGGCCGTGTCCAAGAAGGGCTCCAAGAAAGCCGTCGCCAAGGCCACGACAAAGTCCGGCAAAGGGAGAAGAAAGACCCGCAGGGAGACCTACGCCATCTACGTGTACAAGGTGCTGAAGCAGGTGCACCCCGACACCGGCATCTCGTCCAAGGCCATGAGCATCATGAACTCGTTCGTCAACGACATCTTCGAGCGCATCGCCTCCGAAGCTTCCCGCCTGGCGCAGTACAACAAGCGCTCCACCATCACGTCCAGGGAGATCCAGACCGccgtccgcctcctcctccccggCGAGCTGGCCAAGCACGCCGTGTCCGAGGGCACCAAGGCCGTCACCAAGTACACCAGCTCCAAGTAA